The Rhodothermus marinus DSM 4252 DNA segment GCCCCCTTTCCCGCTCGACACGACAGCGGTCGTGCGGGCCGAAGTTCAGAAGACGCCCGAAGCGACCGCGTACGGCCTGCGCTTTCCGGCCCGCACGCGCCTGCTGCTGATCGGCCACGACACGCTGGCCGACCGGGTGCTGCTGGACGTGCGCCTGGTGGCCGACAGCCTGCCCGCGCTTGCGTGCGGTCAGCGCGTGCTGCTGGGCGGACGACTGGAGCCGCTTCGCGTCCCCCGCAATCCCGGGCTTCCGGACCGCACCGCACAGTGGCGGCGACAGGGCGTAGTCGCGCGCCTGGTGGTGGACGATCCCCGGCTCGTGCAGGTGCTCGACGCCCGCCGCTGCTTCACAGACCGGCTGGTTTCGCTCCGGGATTCGATCACCTCCGTGCTGCAGCGATACATGCCCCGGCCTGAAGCCCGGCACGTGGTGCAGGCCCTGCTGCTGGGCGATCGATCGGGGCTTTCCCCGGACGTTCGCAACCGGCTCGGCCGCGCCGGACTGGCCCACCTGCTGGCCATTTCGGGGCTGCACGTGCTGCTGGTGGGGCTGGTGCTCTACGGCCTGCTCCGTCCGCTGCTGCTACGCCTGGGGCTGAGCTGGTGGAGCATGGAATGGACGCGCACCGTGCTGACGCTACTCGTGCTGAGCGGCTACGTGCTGCTGGCCGGCGCTCCGGCCTCGGCCGTCCGCGCCCTGGTGATGACCGCGCTGTTTCTGGGAGCGACGCTGTTTCAGACGCCGCCGCATCCGCTGAATGCGCTGGGCGCTGCGGCCGTCGTGCTGCTGCTGGCCGATCCTGCCCAGCTCTTCGAGCCGGGCTTTCAACTTTCGTTTGCCGCCGTGATCGGCCTGCTGCTGGGCTGGCTGCCCCTGCAGCAACGCCTTCCGGCCGTCATTTTTCGCCGGCCCGCATTACGCTATCTGACTGGTACGCTGCTGGTGACGCTGACGGCCACGCTGGCCACGGCGCCCTTCGTGCTCTACCATTTCGGCTACGTGTCACTGGCCGGGCTGCCGCTGAACCTTCTGGGTATCCCGCTGGCCGCGGGCGCCTTGGCGGGCGGCCTGCTCTCCGTGTTGAGCGCGCCGTTCAGTCCGGCGCTGGCCGAACTTTTCGGCCAGGCCGCCACGCTGTGTGCTTACCTGCTCCTGCAACTCGGCGAACTGGGCCTTCGCCTGCTTCGCCCTCTGGTGCTGCACGTGCCCGAACCGCCCTGGTGGATGCTGATAGCACCGCCGGTACTGTTGGGACTGTGGAGCAGATCTCCCGGCATCCGTCGCCGGTCCGGACTGGTGCTGCTCGGCGTGCTGAGCCTCGGTCTCTGGACGACACCACCCGCCGCGCCCCATCTGGACGTGCTGTTTTTCGACGTCGGCCATGGTGATGCCGTGCTGATCCGCGCACCCGGCGGCCGGCACCTGCTGATCGATACGGGCGGCCGCTATGGCGGACGCGTGGCGGCCGAATGGAGTCTACTGCCTTTCTTCCGACGATACGGGATCGATCGGCTCAATGCCGTGCTGATCACACACCCCGACGCCGATCACGCCGGCGGTCTCCCGCTACTGCTTCGCCGACTTGAAGTCGGCCGTGTGCTCGACAGCGGCACAGTTGACTCTTCGGCCCTTTCGCTGGAAATCGCCCATCTGATCGACAGCCTCCGGCTTCCACGCCAATCGCTGCAGGCCGGCGATACCGTTCGTCTGGATCCCGCACTGGTGCTCCAGGTACTGGCGCCCGCGCCGAATGCCAGGGACGTACCCGACAACGAACGCTCCGTGGTGCTTCGGATGGTTTTCGGCCGGACGCGCTGGCTGTTTCTGGGCGATGCGGAACGCGAACTGGAACGCCAGCTCACGCAGGCCTACGGCGACCTGCTGGCAAGCGATGTGGTCAAGGTGGCCCACCACGGCTCCCGCACCAGCTCCACCCCCGAACTGGTCCAGCAAGTGATCCCGACACGCGCACACCCCGTCCGGGCCGTGATCAGCAGCGGCTGGCGGGGCGTCAGCGACTCGGTTCGCGTTCGGTGGGAGCGTCAGGGCGCCCGGCTGTGGATCACGGCCGATTCCGGCGCGCTCTGGCTTCGCAGCGATGGCTGGCGGATCTGGCCGGTCGCCTGGCGCAGGGCTCAGTGATACAGGAACAGCGGCACCGTCGTCTTTTCGATCAGCGCCGAAGTCGAAGACCCGAACAGCAATTTCTTCAGCCCGGTGGTTGCATAGGCGCCGGCGACGATCAGGTCGGCCTGAATCTCCTGTGCAAACGCCACGATCGCCTCTTCCGGACGGTCGCCCTTCCGGGCCGTCGTGGTTACC contains these protein-coding regions:
- a CDS encoding DNA internalization-related competence protein ComEC/Rec2, whose translation is MPSLRTAPLFWTALGLVLGILVADARPIPAGWWLLGAACTGTLALVALVVDQKRRRAIPSWPIPLLLCVLFVGAARHRLQMAPPPPFPLDTTAVVRAEVQKTPEATAYGLRFPARTRLLLIGHDTLADRVLLDVRLVADSLPALACGQRVLLGGRLEPLRVPRNPGLPDRTAQWRRQGVVARLVVDDPRLVQVLDARRCFTDRLVSLRDSITSVLQRYMPRPEARHVVQALLLGDRSGLSPDVRNRLGRAGLAHLLAISGLHVLLVGLVLYGLLRPLLLRLGLSWWSMEWTRTVLTLLVLSGYVLLAGAPASAVRALVMTALFLGATLFQTPPHPLNALGAAAVVLLLADPAQLFEPGFQLSFAAVIGLLLGWLPLQQRLPAVIFRRPALRYLTGTLLVTLTATLATAPFVLYHFGYVSLAGLPLNLLGIPLAAGALAGGLLSVLSAPFSPALAELFGQAATLCAYLLLQLGELGLRLLRPLVLHVPEPPWWMLIAPPVLLGLWSRSPGIRRRSGLVLLGVLSLGLWTTPPAAPHLDVLFFDVGHGDAVLIRAPGGRHLLIDTGGRYGGRVAAEWSLLPFFRRYGIDRLNAVLITHPDADHAGGLPLLLRRLEVGRVLDSGTVDSSALSLEIAHLIDSLRLPRQSLQAGDTVRLDPALVLQVLAPAPNARDVPDNERSVVLRMVFGRTRWLFLGDAERELERQLTQAYGDLLASDVVKVAHHGSRTSSTPELVQQVIPTRAHPVRAVISSGWRGVSDSVRVRWERQGARLWITADSGALWLRSDGWRIWPVAWRRAQ